A stretch of Triticum aestivum cultivar Chinese Spring chromosome 1D, IWGSC CS RefSeq v2.1, whole genome shotgun sequence DNA encodes these proteins:
- the LOC123178312 gene encoding protein tesmin/TSO1-like CXC 3, whose translation MSAAVDSARKRCSCGSSKWQNLSTKCLNLKCSCFKDGVHCMRGRCKCKGCENNPYDLAYEGGKGCTCKSNKCKIMTCGCRERGARCTLECSCQGCENGKGTGGEAADKSNAGPGGQGGTISSGEAVEPSSKRPELK comes from the exons ATGTCAGCTGCTGTAGATAGTGCACGGAAGAGGTGCAGCTGTGGCAGCTCCAAATGGCAGAACTTGAGCACCAAATGCCTGAACTT AAAGTGCAGTTGTTTCAAGGATGGTGTGCATTGCATGCGTGGGCGATGCAAGTGCAAGGGCTGCGAGAACAATCCGTATGACCTG GCCTATGAGGGTGGCAAGGGGTGCACGTGCAAATCCAACAAATGCAAAATCATGACCTGTGGTTGCCGGGAG CGCGGGGCCAGGTGCACCTTAGAATGCAGTTGCCAAGGGTGCGAGAATGGAAAAGGGACCGGAGGGG AAGCAGCCGATAAGTCCAATGCTGGACCAGGCGGGCAGGGAGGTACCATCAGCAGCGGCGAGGCCGTCGAACCGTCCAGCAAACGGCCAGAACTCAAG TGA